From the Paludibacterium paludis genome, one window contains:
- a CDS encoding autotransporter outer membrane beta-barrel domain-containing protein has translation MKRRLAALATACALSAMSQAQADSTFSNIYFLGDSLSDVGVYAGLVYDPTAAGSPTLGAKARWLTGYGPNWTDVLAARFGFTSVANSPIYNAANTSPTGNNYAQGGAQAQSGATHNNPHVGPGGVPTEDIQAQYTNYLAQHGGKIDPRAAYAVWIGGNDLNGAIRAGQASSDPQGTVAQVLSNAATNTLGVVRSLNAQGAAVVIVPNIPDPSRSPTILFAVLDQTLEAAARAQLPGNATQAQVNALKTTIDQTLGLYATVLQTIGSTAITTESDRMAAYQNAINGVAQGLAALQGNPALATGIAAQISTGMNSLKTALTTATAGYNQLVDMGLQGTHGVIRPNISALFSELLANPGKFGITNIASPYCSQEAVICTTPQIAAQSYVFSDDFHPSPATSQMIGRYIADILVSPRFGGAIPEVSLTSARQLEDVLSSRYEANRAIHRAKGTVSAWAAGNYRPDKFNLNNLNGKVKGQLFTVGADYQATDSLMLGIAASHAGGTTDVGTLGTIDNSSTLLAFSANWQSGNVFIDGDLHIGNLSMTSKRNTLTGAKNGDVGGDQRGYRIAAGMDYEAGPVVTGPRLAVNYARAKVNTVAEGGHDSTAQFFKDQSVSSLTGSLGWQVRATFGRLTPYARVDFVKEFKNKDRAVTAGLNSMPGDFTLNLGKPDSNWVDTRLGLSAQISKTVTAWGQIGATSGRKSGNQTTATVGVSASF, from the coding sequence ATGAAACGACGCCTTGCCGCGCTGGCGACCGCTTGCGCGCTTTCCGCCATGAGCCAGGCCCAAGCCGACTCGACATTCAGCAACATCTATTTCCTTGGCGACAGCCTGTCGGATGTCGGCGTGTACGCCGGCCTCGTCTATGACCCCACCGCCGCCGGCAGCCCCACGCTTGGCGCCAAGGCGCGCTGGCTGACAGGCTACGGCCCCAACTGGACGGATGTGCTCGCCGCCCGGTTCGGCTTCACCTCGGTCGCCAATAGCCCGATCTATAACGCCGCCAACACCAGCCCCACCGGCAACAACTACGCGCAAGGCGGCGCCCAGGCGCAAAGCGGCGCGACCCACAATAACCCGCATGTCGGCCCCGGCGGCGTGCCGACCGAGGACATCCAGGCCCAGTACACCAATTACCTGGCCCAACACGGCGGCAAAATCGACCCCAGGGCGGCCTACGCGGTGTGGATCGGCGGCAACGATCTGAATGGCGCCATCCGCGCAGGACAAGCCTCCAGCGATCCGCAAGGCACCGTCGCCCAGGTATTGAGCAACGCGGCGACCAACACCCTCGGCGTGGTCCGATCCCTCAACGCCCAGGGCGCCGCCGTGGTCATCGTGCCGAACATTCCGGACCCGAGCCGCTCGCCGACCATCCTGTTCGCCGTTCTCGATCAGACACTGGAAGCCGCGGCGCGTGCCCAGTTGCCGGGCAATGCCACGCAAGCCCAGGTGAACGCGCTCAAAACCACTATCGACCAGACCCTCGGCCTTTACGCGACGGTGTTGCAGACCATCGGCTCAACGGCGATCACCACGGAGTCCGACCGAATGGCGGCCTACCAGAACGCCATCAATGGCGTGGCTCAGGGACTGGCCGCCCTGCAGGGCAACCCGGCACTGGCGACCGGTATCGCCGCGCAAATCAGCACCGGAATGAACAGCCTGAAAACCGCCCTCACCACGGCAACGGCCGGCTACAATCAACTGGTGGACATGGGGCTGCAAGGCACGCACGGCGTCATCCGTCCGAATATCAGCGCCCTGTTCTCGGAACTGCTGGCGAACCCGGGCAAATTCGGCATCACCAACATCGCCAGCCCCTACTGCAGCCAGGAGGCGGTGATCTGTACGACACCCCAGATCGCGGCGCAAAGCTATGTGTTTTCCGATGACTTCCACCCGAGCCCGGCCACCTCCCAGATGATCGGCCGCTACATCGCCGACATTCTGGTATCGCCGCGTTTTGGCGGCGCGATACCGGAAGTGTCCCTCACCAGCGCGCGCCAACTGGAAGACGTGCTCTCTTCCCGCTACGAAGCCAACCGCGCGATCCACCGCGCCAAAGGCACCGTGAGCGCCTGGGCGGCGGGCAATTACCGACCCGACAAGTTCAATCTGAATAATCTGAACGGCAAGGTCAAAGGTCAGTTGTTCACCGTCGGCGCCGACTATCAGGCCACCGACAGCCTGATGCTCGGCATCGCCGCTTCACACGCGGGCGGCACGACCGATGTCGGAACACTGGGTACGATCGATAACAGCAGCACGCTGCTGGCGTTCAGCGCCAACTGGCAATCGGGCAATGTGTTCATCGACGGAGATCTGCACATCGGCAACCTCAGCATGACCAGCAAGCGCAACACGCTCACCGGCGCCAAGAACGGCGATGTCGGCGGCGATCAACGGGGCTACCGCATCGCGGCGGGAATGGATTATGAGGCGGGCCCCGTGGTGACCGGACCGCGCCTCGCGGTCAACTATGCGCGGGCGAAGGTCAACACGGTCGCGGAAGGCGGTCACGACAGCACGGCGCAATTCTTCAAGGACCAAAGCGTGTCCTCGCTGACCGGCAGCCTGGGCTGGCAGGTGCGCGCCACGTTCGGCAGGCTGACGCCGTATGCGCGGGTGGATTTCGTCAAGGAATTCAAAAACAAGGATCGCGCGGTGACGGCCGGTCTCAACAGCATGCCGGGCGACTTTACGCTCAATCTTGGCAAACCCGACAGCAATTGGGTCGACACACGGCTTGGGCTGAGCGCCCAGATCAGCAAAACCGTCACGGCCTGGGGCCAGATCGGCGCCACCAGCGGGCGCAAGAGCGGCAACCAGACCACCGCGACGGTCGGCGTTTCCGCCTCGTTCTGA
- the thrC gene encoding threonine synthase, with amino-acid sequence MRYISTRGGMPPKTFSEILLMGLAPDGGLAMPESYPAVDRAMLDAWRGLPYADLAFEILRLFADGIPEGELRRMTRATYRAEVFGSDAITPLVRLKDGIALLGLSNGPTLAFKDMAMQLLGNLFEYVLGLRGETLNILGATSGDTGSAAEYAMRGKAGISVFMLSPEGRMSAFQRAQMYSLQDANIHNIAIRGTFDDCQDIVKAVSADAAFKAENRIGTVNSINWARVVAQVVYYFRGYFAATSGNDERVSFCVPSGNFGNVCAGYIARRMGLPVDRLIVATNENDVLCEFFREGRYRPRGSAETRVTSSPSMDISKASNFERFVFDLADRDPARIASLWRDVERGEGFDIGADGLARAIGEAGFAAGKSCHADRLATIRAVADSDGVVIDPHTADGVKVARELRRPGENVVCLETALPAKFAETITEALGRDAPRPASMAGIEALPQRVDVLDADVEAVKALILRARR; translated from the coding sequence ATGCGATACATCAGCACCCGGGGCGGCATGCCCCCCAAAACCTTTTCCGAGATCCTCCTGATGGGCTTGGCTCCCGACGGGGGGCTTGCGATGCCGGAAAGCTATCCCGCGGTGGACCGCGCGATGCTCGATGCGTGGCGCGGCCTCCCGTATGCGGATCTGGCCTTCGAAATCCTGCGGCTCTTCGCCGATGGCATTCCCGAGGGCGAACTTCGTCGCATGACCCGCGCGACCTACCGCGCCGAGGTGTTCGGCAGCGACGCCATCACCCCGCTGGTTCGTCTGAAAGACGGCATCGCGCTGCTTGGTTTGTCCAACGGACCGACCCTCGCGTTCAAGGACATGGCGATGCAGTTGCTCGGCAATCTGTTCGAGTATGTTCTTGGCCTGCGCGGCGAGACGCTGAACATCCTGGGCGCCACGTCGGGCGACACCGGCAGCGCGGCCGAATACGCGATGCGCGGCAAGGCGGGGATATCGGTGTTCATGCTGTCGCCGGAGGGGCGCATGAGCGCGTTCCAGCGCGCGCAGATGTATTCCCTGCAGGACGCGAACATTCACAATATCGCCATCCGCGGCACCTTCGACGATTGTCAGGACATCGTCAAGGCGGTGTCGGCGGATGCCGCTTTCAAGGCGGAAAACCGCATCGGCACGGTGAACTCGATCAACTGGGCGCGGGTTGTCGCCCAGGTTGTTTACTATTTCCGCGGCTATTTCGCGGCGACATCGGGCAACGACGAACGGGTGAGCTTTTGCGTCCCGTCGGGCAACTTCGGCAACGTTTGCGCGGGCTATATCGCGCGGCGCATGGGTTTGCCCGTCGACCGGCTGATCGTCGCGACCAATGAGAACGACGTGCTGTGCGAGTTTTTCCGGGAGGGGCGTTACCGCCCGCGCGGCAGCGCCGAAACCCGGGTGACCTCCAGCCCGTCGATGGACATCTCCAAAGCGTCCAATTTCGAGCGTTTCGTTTTCGATCTGGCGGATCGGGATCCGGCGCGGATCGCGTCGTTGTGGCGCGATGTCGAGCGTGGCGAAGGTTTCGATATCGGTGCCGACGGCCTGGCTCGCGCCATCGGGGAGGCAGGTTTCGCGGCGGGGAAGAGCTGTCACGCCGACCGGCTTGCGACCATCCGGGCGGTGGCCGACAGCGACGGCGTGGTGATCGATCCGCACACCGCGGACGGGGTGAAGGTGGCGCGTGAGCTGCGCCGGCCGGGCGAGAACGTGGTGTGCCTCGAAACCGCGCTGCCGGCGAAGTTCGCCGAAACCATCACCGAAGCGCTGGGCCGCGACGCCCCGCGTCCGGCGTCAATGGCCGGCATCGAGGCGTTGCCGCAGCGCGTCGACGTGCTGGATGCCGATGTCGAGGCCGTCAAGGCGCTGATCCTGCGCGCACGGCGCTGA
- a CDS encoding homoserine dehydrogenase: MKPINVGLMGVGTVGGGTATVLKRNAEEISRRAGRTIRLFMAANRDVERAKSVCGPDVTVVDDAFRIVEHPEVDIVVELIGGTSIARDLVLKAIANGKHVVTANKKLLAEHGNEIFALAHEKGVMVAFEAAVAGGIPIIKALREGLSANRIESIAGIINGTSNFILTEMREKGANFADVLAEAQRLGYAEADPTFDVEGHDAGHKLTIMSAIAFGIPMQFAKCYLEGISQLTAKDIRYAEELGYRVKLLGLTRRTKEGIELRVHPTLIPEGRLIANVNGVMNAVLASGDAVGPTLYYGAGAGALPTASAVVADLVDVTRLLTADPGHQVPHLAFQPDRLEDLPILPIEDVVSSYYLRIQAADRAGVLADITRILAGNGISIEAVIQKGSVSDGSAEVVILTHRVKERNANLAISAIEALESVAGKVVRLRMEELNG; encoded by the coding sequence ATGAAGCCGATCAATGTCGGACTGATGGGCGTGGGGACAGTCGGTGGCGGTACCGCCACCGTACTTAAACGCAACGCCGAGGAGATCAGCCGCCGCGCCGGGCGCACCATCCGGTTGTTCATGGCGGCCAACCGCGATGTCGAACGTGCGAAGAGCGTGTGCGGTCCCGATGTGACCGTGGTGGATGACGCGTTCCGGATCGTCGAGCACCCCGAGGTTGACATCGTGGTGGAACTGATCGGCGGCACCAGCATCGCGCGCGATCTGGTGCTCAAGGCCATTGCCAACGGCAAGCATGTGGTGACGGCCAACAAGAAACTGCTCGCCGAACACGGCAATGAGATTTTCGCGCTGGCCCACGAAAAGGGCGTGATGGTGGCTTTCGAGGCGGCCGTGGCCGGCGGCATCCCGATCATCAAGGCGCTGCGCGAGGGCCTGTCCGCCAATCGCATCGAATCGATCGCCGGCATCATCAACGGCACATCCAATTTCATCCTGACCGAGATGCGTGAAAAAGGCGCGAACTTCGCCGATGTGCTGGCCGAAGCGCAGCGGCTCGGTTACGCGGAGGCCGATCCCACTTTCGATGTGGAGGGCCACGATGCCGGTCACAAGCTGACCATCATGTCGGCCATCGCGTTCGGCATTCCGATGCAGTTCGCGAAGTGTTACCTCGAAGGCATCAGCCAGTTGACCGCCAAGGACATCCGCTATGCCGAAGAGCTGGGCTACCGCGTCAAATTGCTCGGTCTGACCCGCCGCACCAAGGAAGGCATTGAATTGCGCGTGCATCCGACACTGATTCCGGAGGGCCGTTTGATCGCCAATGTGAACGGCGTGATGAACGCGGTGCTCGCCAGCGGCGACGCCGTGGGACCGACGCTCTATTACGGCGCGGGCGCCGGCGCGCTGCCGACCGCCTCGGCCGTGGTCGCGGATCTGGTCGATGTGACCCGCCTCTTGACGGCGGATCCGGGCCATCAGGTGCCGCATCTGGCCTTTCAGCCGGACCGTCTCGAAGATCTGCCCATCCTGCCGATCGAGGACGTGGTGAGCAGCTATTACCTGCGCATCCAGGCGGCCGACCGGGCCGGCGTGCTCGCCGATATCACGCGCATCCTGGCCGGGAATGGCATTTCAATCGAAGCGGTGATCCAGAAGGGGTCGGTCTCGGACGGTTCGGCCGAGGTGGTGATCCTCACTCATCGCGTGAAGGAACGCAACGCCAATCTGGCCATCTCGGCCATCGAGGCGCTGGAGAGTGTGGCGGGCAAGGTGGTGCGCCTGCGCATGGAAGAGTTGAACGGCTGA
- a CDS encoding pyridoxal phosphate-dependent aminotransferase, producing MQPVHKSQKLANVCYDIRGPVLEHARKMEDEGHRIIKLNIGNPAPFGFFAPDEIIEDVIVNLPGASGYSDSKGLFAARKAIMHYAQEKALPNVGMEDIYIGNGVSELIMVAMQALLDAGDEVLVPAPDYPLWTAAVSLAGGRAVHYLCDESAGWFPDLDDIRAKITPNTRAIVIINPNNPTGAVYPPELLAHIVEIARQHQLIIYADEIYDKVLYDGVSHTSIASLAPDVLCITLNGLSKNYRAAGFRVGWLIVSGEKRHARDYIEGLNMLCSMRLCANVQGQHAIQTALGGYQSIDDLVAPHGRLCRQRDLAWKLLTEIPGVSCVKPQGALYLFPRLDPAVYPIADDQQFILELLQQEKVLLVQGTGFNWVAPDHFRVVFLPNTDDLTDAIGRIARFLENVRKQHGSL from the coding sequence ATGCAGCCCGTACACAAATCCCAGAAACTCGCCAACGTCTGCTACGACATCCGCGGACCGGTTCTCGAACACGCCAGGAAAATGGAGGACGAGGGCCACCGCATCATCAAGCTCAACATCGGCAATCCCGCGCCGTTCGGCTTCTTCGCGCCGGACGAGATCATCGAGGACGTGATCGTCAATCTGCCCGGCGCATCGGGCTATTCCGACTCCAAGGGTCTGTTCGCCGCCCGCAAGGCCATCATGCATTACGCCCAGGAGAAGGCGCTGCCCAATGTCGGCATGGAGGACATCTATATCGGCAACGGGGTGTCCGAACTGATCATGGTGGCGATGCAGGCGCTGCTGGATGCCGGCGACGAAGTACTGGTGCCGGCGCCGGACTACCCGCTGTGGACCGCGGCCGTGAGCCTCGCCGGCGGACGGGCGGTGCATTATCTGTGCGACGAGAGCGCCGGATGGTTTCCCGACCTTGACGATATCCGCGCCAAGATCACCCCGAACACCCGGGCGATCGTCATCATCAATCCCAACAATCCGACCGGCGCGGTCTATCCGCCCGAACTGCTCGCTCATATCGTGGAGATCGCGCGCCAGCATCAGCTGATCATTTACGCCGACGAAATCTACGACAAGGTGCTCTACGACGGTGTCAGCCATACCTCGATCGCGTCGCTGGCTCCGGACGTGCTGTGCATCACCCTTAACGGCCTGTCGAAGAATTACCGCGCGGCCGGTTTCCGGGTGGGCTGGCTGATCGTCTCCGGCGAGAAGCGTCACGCCCGGGATTATATCGAGGGGCTGAACATGCTCTGTTCGATGCGGCTGTGCGCCAATGTCCAGGGGCAGCACGCGATCCAGACCGCGCTGGGCGGCTATCAGAGCATCGACGACTTGGTGGCGCCGCACGGCCGCTTGTGCCGGCAACGGGATCTGGCCTGGAAGCTTCTCACCGAGATTCCGGGGGTCTCCTGCGTGAAACCGCAAGGCGCGCTGTACCTGTTCCCGCGCCTCGATCCTGCCGTGTATCCGATCGCCGACGACCAGCAGTTCATCCTCGAACTGTTGCAGCAGGAGAAGGTGCTGCTGGTGCAGGGCACCGGCTTCAATTGGGTTGCCCCGGATCACTTCCGCGTGGTATTCCTACCGAATACGGACGATTTGACGGACGCCATCGGGCGCATCGCGCGCTTTCTGGAAAATGTCCGCAAGCAGCATGGCTCGCTCTGA
- a CDS encoding Mth938-like domain-containing protein, translated as MKLHLASGEGQNLFTGYGDGHVLINRERHDGNLIVTPDSVRPWEVERFEALSEAHFTGLLGDSPEVVIVGTGPTQRFFHPRLTAALTDAGIGVEIMDTRAACRTYNILLAEGRRVIAVILT; from the coding sequence ATGAAACTCCATCTGGCCAGCGGCGAAGGCCAAAATCTCTTCACCGGCTACGGCGACGGCCATGTGCTGATCAACCGGGAGCGACACGACGGCAACCTGATCGTCACCCCCGATTCGGTCCGCCCCTGGGAGGTCGAACGCTTCGAGGCGCTGAGCGAAGCGCATTTCACAGGACTGCTCGGTGACAGCCCCGAAGTCGTGATCGTCGGCACCGGCCCCACCCAGCGTTTTTTCCACCCCCGGCTGACCGCCGCGTTGACCGATGCCGGTATCGGCGTGGAAATCATGGATACCCGCGCCGCCTGCCGGACCTACAACATTCTGCTCGCGGAAGGACGCCGGGTGATCGCCGTCATTCTCACCTGA
- a CDS encoding substrate-binding periplasmic protein — protein MRLKTAVCAGLLLFTIASRAVELKIVRGDGQYPPYEMQENGALSGLHVDLINHIARQIGCTVTWQSVPWLRAQSMIRSGEADAITFMSRTPERETFAIFLDDNTLSVTRSALFVLAGNPRHVTWNQNLAGLEPYTIGVLRGYAYSPEFDQAASLKKMPVAATNEQLLQMLHAGRFDLAVGDMDQFRYLSRHGKNMPAIEFLAPPLAARPNYLAFSRAGHNAALARQFAETLAAFKKTARYTELVARYRQEE, from the coding sequence ATGCGTCTGAAAACAGCCGTTTGCGCGGGACTACTCCTGTTCACTATCGCCTCGCGGGCCGTGGAGCTGAAAATCGTTCGGGGAGACGGCCAGTATCCGCCCTATGAAATGCAGGAAAATGGCGCGCTGTCCGGACTGCATGTCGACCTGATCAACCACATCGCCAGACAGATCGGCTGCACCGTGACCTGGCAAAGCGTCCCTTGGCTGCGCGCCCAGTCGATGATTCGTTCCGGCGAGGCCGATGCCATCACCTTCATGAGCCGCACTCCGGAGCGCGAAACGTTCGCGATCTTTCTTGACGACAACACGCTCAGCGTCACCCGTTCCGCGCTGTTCGTGCTCGCCGGCAATCCCCGGCACGTCACATGGAACCAGAACCTCGCGGGGCTCGAGCCCTATACCATCGGTGTCCTGCGCGGCTACGCCTACTCGCCGGAATTCGACCAGGCGGCCAGCCTGAAAAAAATGCCCGTCGCCGCCACCAACGAACAGTTGCTGCAAATGCTTCATGCCGGGCGTTTCGACTTGGCGGTCGGCGACATGGACCAGTTCCGTTATCTGTCCCGCCACGGCAAAAACATGCCGGCCATCGAGTTTCTTGCCCCACCGCTGGCGGCGCGCCCCAATTACCTGGCGTTCTCCCGGGCGGGCCACAATGCGGCGCTGGCAAGGCAATTCGCCGAGACCCTCGCCGCGTTCAAGAAAACCGCCCGTTATACGGAACTCGTGGCCCGCTACCGGCAGGAAGAATAA
- a CDS encoding carboxymuconolactone decarboxylase family protein, which translates to MSYNYPVLTEELSAQLAKMRQAMPDTLKGFGMMSRAANTDGALSHKTKELMAMAIGIANRCQGCLAFHAKALAELECSREEFMEMLQVAIYMGGGPSLMTAAEALQAFESFAKPE; encoded by the coding sequence ATGAGTTACAACTATCCCGTGCTGACCGAAGAACTCTCCGCCCAGCTTGCCAAGATGCGCCAAGCGATGCCGGACACCCTGAAAGGTTTCGGCATGATGAGCCGCGCGGCCAACACCGACGGCGCGTTGTCGCACAAGACCAAGGAGCTGATGGCCATGGCGATCGGCATCGCCAACCGCTGCCAGGGCTGTCTGGCGTTCCATGCCAAGGCCCTGGCCGAGCTGGAGTGCTCTCGCGAAGAGTTCATGGAGATGCTGCAGGTCGCTATCTACATGGGCGGCGGCCCGTCGCTGATGACGGCCGCCGAGGCGCTGCAGGCGTTCGAGTCGTTCGCCAAGCCCGAGTGA
- the ubiB gene encoding ubiquinone biosynthesis regulatory protein kinase UbiB, whose protein sequence is MRLSRSFKIFSTFWRFGLDDFLRGHSRLGFVHTLLSWVPLPRDTSAPLPARTREALESLGPIFVKFGQVLSTRRDLLPPDYADELARLQDKVPPFDGAEARAVIERSFGCPVEDVYVDFQDEPVASASVAQVHKAWLRGRDGERGREVAVKVLRPGILPVIEQDLALMRTLASWVERFFADGKRLRPREVVAEFDKYLHDELDMMHEAANANQLRRNFVGSDMLIVPEVFYDHTRRDVLTLEWMHGTPISQIERLRADGVDLKKLSRFGVEIFFTQVFRHGFFHADMHPGNIFVAADGRYIALDFGIVGSLTDVDKHYLAVNFLAFFNRDYRRVATAHIESGWVPADTRAEELEAAVRTVCEPIFEKPLSEISFGMVLLRLFETSRRFNVEIQPQLVLLQKTLLNIEGLGRQLDPHLDLWDTAKPFLVKWMNEQVGWRGFVRSLKHEAPQWAATLPQLPRKFNELVSANRTELVVEGYMHLMREQKRQNFWLALIAILLAVLLISGWLHG, encoded by the coding sequence ATGCGCCTCTCCCGTTCCTTCAAGATTTTTTCGACGTTCTGGCGCTTTGGCCTGGATGACTTTCTGCGCGGCCACAGCAGGCTGGGATTCGTTCATACTCTGCTGAGCTGGGTTCCGCTGCCGCGAGATACCTCGGCGCCCCTGCCGGCGCGCACGCGCGAGGCGTTGGAGTCGCTGGGGCCGATTTTCGTGAAATTCGGCCAGGTGTTGTCCACCCGGCGCGACTTGCTGCCCCCCGATTACGCCGACGAGCTTGCCCGGTTGCAGGACAAGGTGCCGCCGTTCGATGGCGCCGAGGCACGCGCCGTGATCGAACGCAGTTTCGGGTGTCCGGTCGAAGACGTGTACGTCGATTTCCAGGATGAGCCTGTCGCCAGCGCGTCGGTTGCCCAGGTGCACAAGGCATGGCTGAGAGGCCGGGATGGGGAGCGTGGGCGCGAGGTGGCCGTGAAGGTGCTGCGCCCCGGCATTTTGCCCGTGATCGAGCAGGATCTGGCCCTGATGCGCACGCTGGCAAGCTGGGTCGAGCGGTTCTTCGCCGACGGCAAGCGGCTCAGGCCTCGCGAGGTGGTCGCCGAGTTCGACAAGTACCTGCATGACGAACTGGATATGATGCACGAGGCGGCCAACGCCAATCAGTTGCGACGCAATTTCGTCGGATCGGACATGCTGATCGTGCCGGAAGTGTTCTACGACCATACCCGCCGCGACGTTCTGACGCTGGAATGGATGCATGGCACGCCGATCTCGCAGATCGAGCGGCTTCGGGCGGATGGGGTCGACCTGAAGAAACTGTCGCGTTTCGGCGTGGAGATTTTCTTCACCCAGGTGTTCCGCCATGGTTTCTTTCACGCGGACATGCACCCTGGCAACATTTTCGTCGCCGCCGACGGGCGCTACATCGCGCTGGACTTCGGCATCGTCGGCAGCCTGACCGACGTCGACAAGCATTACTTGGCGGTCAATTTCCTGGCGTTCTTCAATCGCGATTACCGGCGCGTGGCCACCGCGCACATCGAGTCCGGTTGGGTGCCCGCGGACACACGGGCAGAGGAGCTGGAGGCGGCGGTGCGGACCGTGTGCGAACCGATCTTCGAGAAACCGCTGTCGGAGATTTCCTTCGGTATGGTGTTGCTGCGCCTGTTCGAGACCAGCCGGCGCTTCAATGTCGAAATCCAGCCACAGCTGGTGCTACTGCAAAAAACCCTGCTGAACATCGAAGGTCTGGGGCGGCAACTGGATCCGCATCTGGACCTGTGGGACACCGCCAAGCCTTTTCTCGTCAAGTGGATGAACGAGCAGGTCGGCTGGCGCGGTTTCGTGCGTTCGCTCAAGCACGAGGCGCCGCAATGGGCGGCGACCTTGCCCCAGTTGCCGCGCAAATTCAACGAATTGGTATCGGCAAATCGCACGGAGCTGGTGGTCGAAGGGTATATGCACCTGATGCGCGAGCAGAAGCGGCAGAATTTCTGGCTGGCGCTGATCGCTATCCTGTTGGCGGTGTTGCTGATCAGCGGATGGCTGCATGGATGA
- a CDS encoding ubiquinone biosynthesis accessory factor UbiJ produces MRIGLAVFNHLLKQTPEARAMLAAHAGRRVAWRVPPVLVSGVVTGEGWLAECDGEPEAVLALSHAAVLSALAGKDPALSDIAMEGDAELAGELARISGRLSWHWVEDLSRLAGDAAASRAERAVRRMAGARGEIVWRLAESWIEHLRDEAPLLARKSDVDASVTAIDELRDDCERFEKRLRRAEDALQRHSH; encoded by the coding sequence ATGCGTATTGGACTGGCCGTATTCAATCACCTGCTCAAGCAGACTCCCGAGGCGCGCGCCATGCTCGCGGCGCACGCCGGACGCCGTGTGGCCTGGCGCGTGCCGCCCGTTCTCGTCAGCGGCGTCGTCACCGGCGAAGGCTGGCTCGCCGAATGCGACGGCGAACCCGAAGCGGTGCTCGCGCTTTCCCATGCCGCCGTTCTGTCGGCCCTCGCCGGCAAGGATCCGGCGCTGTCGGATATCGCCATGGAAGGGGACGCCGAGTTGGCCGGCGAACTGGCCCGGATTTCGGGGCGGCTTTCCTGGCATTGGGTCGAGGATCTCTCCCGCCTGGCCGGCGATGCGGCGGCGAGCCGCGCCGAGCGGGCCGTGCGGCGGATGGCCGGTGCGCGTGGCGAGATCGTCTGGCGCCTGGCCGAGTCCTGGATCGAGCATCTGCGCGACGAAGCACCGCTTTTGGCCCGCAAATCCGATGTCGATGCCAGCGTGACGGCGATCGATGAATTGCGCGACGACTGCGAGCGTTTCGAAAAGCGCTTGCGGCGCGCGGAAGATGCCCTGCAACGCCATTCTCACTGA
- the ubiE gene encoding bifunctional demethylmenaquinone methyltransferase/2-methoxy-6-polyprenyl-1,4-benzoquinol methylase UbiE has translation MDKTTHFGFKTVSEGEKAGKVAEVFHSVAQKYDVMNDVMSGGMHRIWKHFTLNTSGVGPGDKVLDIAGGTGDLARGWARRTGKSGEVWLTDINSSMLTVGRDRLMDEGLILPVSLADAEKLPFPDRYFDCVSVAFGLRNMTHKEAALKEMRRVLRPGGRLLVLEFSRVWKPLAPFYDLYSFKALPLMGKLIANDAESYRYLAESIRMHPDQETLKGMMLDAGFDKVDYHNLTGGVVALHKGYVF, from the coding sequence ATGGATAAAACGACACATTTCGGATTCAAAACGGTTTCCGAAGGCGAAAAGGCCGGCAAGGTCGCCGAGGTTTTCCATTCGGTGGCGCAGAAATACGATGTGATGAATGATGTCATGTCGGGCGGAATGCACCGTATCTGGAAGCACTTCACGCTGAATACCTCGGGCGTCGGCCCCGGCGACAAAGTACTGGACATCGCCGGCGGCACCGGCGATCTGGCCCGCGGCTGGGCGCGCCGGACCGGCAAGAGCGGCGAAGTGTGGCTCACCGACATCAACAGTTCGATGCTGACAGTGGGGCGCGATCGCCTGATGGATGAGGGGCTGATTCTTCCCGTTTCGCTCGCCGATGCGGAAAAACTTCCTTTCCCGGACCGTTATTTCGATTGCGTCTCGGTGGCCTTCGGCCTGCGCAACATGACGCACAAGGAGGCGGCGCTCAAGGAAATGCGCCGCGTGCTCAGGCCGGGCGGACGTCTGCTGGTGCTGGAGTTTTCCCGCGTGTGGAAACCGCTCGCGCCCTTCTATGATCTGTATTCCTTCAAGGCCTTGCCGCTGATGGGCAAGCTGATCGCCAACGATGCCGAGAGCTACCGTTATCTGGCCGAGTCGATCCGCATGCACCCGGATCAGGAAACCCTCAAGGGCATGATGCTCGACGCGGGATTCGACAAGGTCGATTACCACAACCTGACCGGCGGCGTGGTGGCCTTGCACAAGGGCTACGTGTTCTGA